Proteins encoded together in one Triticum dicoccoides isolate Atlit2015 ecotype Zavitan chromosome 7B, WEW_v2.0, whole genome shotgun sequence window:
- the LOC119338684 gene encoding UDP-glycosyltransferase 73C6-like, whose translation MYQGHVIPAVDTALLLATHGALASVVATPSNAARIRPTVDLARRSGLPIRLVELPLDCAAEGLPEGADDVDKIPLGLEVNYFRALTLLAGPLERHLRADPPYPTCIVSDFCHAWTVQVAASLKVPRLCFFSMCAFCVLCQHNVERYNSYDAVADDNEPVVVPGVERRIEVTRAQAPGFFRAPGFEKLADEIELALAESDGIVMNSFLEMEPEYVAGYASARNMRLWTIGPVSLYHQHAETLAKRGNTTTAVDADECLRWLQGKEPSTVIYVSFGSIVHADPKQTIELGLGLEASGHPFVWVLKNPEQYGEDVREFLRDLEERVAGRGMLIRGWSPQVLILNHAAVGGFVTHCGWNSTLEAIAAGLPVVTWPHFSDQFLNEKLAVEVLGIGVSVGIKEPLLWVAKKGVVVGREVVEAAVRSIMDGGGEGEERRRKALALSEKARAAVQNGGSSLGNLLDLIKHFEVDAGGCTTH comes from the coding sequence ATGTACCAGGGGCACGTGATCCCGGCGGTGGACACAGCGCTGCTGCTGGCCACCCACGGCGCGCTCGCCAGCGTCGTCGCCACGCCGTCCAACGCCGCGCGCATCCGCCCGACGGTCGACCTCGCGCGGCGGTCCGGCCTGCCCATCCGGCTCGTGGAGCTCCCGCTCGACTGCGCCGCCGAGGGCCTGCCCGAGGGAGCCGACGACGTCGACAAGATCCCGCTTGGCCTCGAGGTGAACTACTTCCGCGCCCTGACGCTCCTCGCGGGTCCGCTCGAGCGCCACCTCCGCGCGGACCCGCCGTACCCGACGTGCATCGTCTCCGACTTCTGCCATGCGTGGACCGTGCAGGTCGCCGCCAGTCTCAAGGTCCCGCGTCTCTGCTTCTTCAGCATGTGCGCCTTCTGCGTCCTGTGCCAGCACAACGTCGAGAGGTATAACTCCTACGACGCCGTGGCCGACGACAACGAGCCGGTGGTCGTGCCCGGCGTGGAGAGGCGAATCGAGGTGACCAGGGCGCAAGCCCCCGGGTTCTTCCGGGCGCCCGGGTTCGAGAAGCTAGCGGATGAAATCGAGTTGGCGCTAGCTGAGTCCGATGGCATCGTCATGAACTCCTTCCTCGAGATGGAGCCGGAGTACGTCGCCGGGTACGCGTCCGCCAGGAACATGAGGCTGTGGACCATCGGGCCAGTGTCGCTGTACCACCAGCACGCCGAGACGCTAGCAAAAAGAGGGAACACCACCACCGCCGTTGACGCCGACGAGTGCCTTCGGTGGCTCCAAGGCAAGGAGCCCAGCACCGTCATCTACGTCAGCTTCGGGAGCATCGTGCACGCCGACCCGAAGCAGACCATTGAGCTCGGGCTCGGGCTCGAGGCTTCGGGGCACCCGTTCGTCTGGGTTCTCAAGAACCCCGAGCAGTACGGCGAGGACGTGCGCGAATTCCTGCGGGACCTCGAGGAGCGCGTCGCCGGCCGCGGGATGCTGATCAGAGGGTGGTCGCCGCAGGTGCTTATCCTGAACCACGCGGCCGTGGGCGGCTTCGTGACGCACTGCGGGTGGAACTCGACGCTCGAGGCGATCGCGGCCGGGCTGCCGGTGGTGACATGGCCGCACTTCTCGGACCAGTTCCTGAACGAGAAGCTGGCCGTGGAGGTGCTGGGAATCGGCGTGAGCGTCGGGATTAAGGAGCCGTTGCTGTGGGTGGCGAAGAAGGGGGTCGTGGTGGGGAGAGAGGTGGTGGAGGCGGCCGTTAGGAGCATCATggacggaggaggagagggggaggagaggaggaggaaggcgcttgCTCTCTCGGAAAAGGCGAGGGCAGCCGTGCAAAATGGTGGGTCATCGCTTGGCAACCTGCTGGATCTGATCAAGCACTTTGAGGTAGACGCGGGAGGTTGCACCACTCACTGA